A section of the Brevundimonas sp. AJA228-03 genome encodes:
- a CDS encoding ABC transporter permease: MSMADFQIEQARGGGAVLKLTGDWTTMSLGRTARRLSDGLSGQAIKSVDLSDLGRFDTAGALVLVQASALTLPKEAWSARPEAGRIYAMVETLERKSQPAPRRQASLTRVFARMGHGVHDAAAEFLLSMAFLGRLMAATGNAVRHPGAIRWPAWVSQAERSGLDALPIIAVTNFFIGAVIAFLGADLLTQFGAGVFAVDLIGVSILRELAVLITAILLAGRSASSFAAEVGSMRMNQEVDAMQVMGVDPFQALVIPRLAAMLIMLPLLTFVGMVAGLFGGLIVTWSQLSLGPAFFLQRMVDEPDMFTHMMVGLSKAPVFAIVVAAIGCRQGLAVSGDVESLGRRVTAAVVQAIFAIIFLDAVFALIYLQLDL; the protein is encoded by the coding sequence CGGAGGTGCCGTCCTCAAGCTGACCGGCGACTGGACGACCATGTCGCTGGGCCGCACGGCCCGTCGTCTGTCGGATGGCCTTTCGGGGCAGGCCATCAAATCCGTGGACCTCAGCGATCTGGGCCGGTTCGACACGGCCGGTGCCCTGGTCCTGGTTCAGGCGTCGGCCCTGACCCTGCCGAAGGAGGCCTGGAGCGCGCGTCCGGAGGCCGGGCGCATCTATGCGATGGTCGAGACGCTGGAACGCAAGTCGCAGCCCGCGCCCAGGCGTCAGGCCTCGCTGACCCGCGTCTTCGCCCGCATGGGCCACGGTGTGCACGATGCAGCGGCCGAGTTCCTGCTGTCCATGGCCTTCCTGGGTCGGCTGATGGCGGCGACGGGGAATGCGGTGCGCCATCCCGGCGCGATTCGCTGGCCGGCCTGGGTCAGTCAGGCCGAGCGGTCGGGCCTGGATGCCCTGCCGATCATCGCCGTGACCAACTTCTTCATCGGTGCCGTCATCGCCTTTCTGGGGGCGGATCTTCTGACCCAGTTCGGGGCGGGCGTGTTCGCGGTCGATCTGATCGGCGTGTCTATCCTGCGCGAGCTGGCGGTGCTGATCACCGCCATTCTGCTGGCCGGGCGCTCGGCGTCGTCGTTCGCCGCCGAGGTCGGTTCGATGCGCATGAACCAGGAAGTGGACGCCATGCAGGTCATGGGCGTCGATCCGTTCCAGGCGCTGGTGATTCCGCGCCTGGCGGCGATGTTGATCATGCTGCCTTTGCTGACCTTCGTAGGCATGGTGGCGGGTCTGTTCGGCGGGCTGATCGTGACCTGGAGCCAGCTGAGCCTGGGTCCGGCCTTCTTCCTGCAGCGCATGGTCGATGAGCCCGACATGTTCACCCACATGATGGTGGGCCTGTCCAAGGCCCCCGTCTTCGCCATCGTCGTCGCCGCCATCGGCTGCCGTCAGGGTCTGGCGGTGTCAGGCGATGTGGAGAGCCTGGGCCGGCGTGTGACGGCGGCTGTGGTGCAGGCGATCTTCGCGATCATCTTCCTCGATGCCGTCTTCGCCCTGATCTATCTGCAGCTGGACCTATGA